From a single Paenibacillus sp. FSL W8-0426 genomic region:
- a CDS encoding acireductone dioxygenase encodes MAEIVIRKTNERITGEENVRNFLNKYDVLYEKWDASKLSPELQTNFNLTDEQKKQVLETYDAEIKDLAARRGYQIWDVITLSEDTPDIEAKLAKFEEIHTHSEDEIRAIVGGKGIFVIKGTEEEGYFNVELLPGDVISVPENIPHFFTLMENKQIIAVRLFIEKDGWIASPYPDPSFIK; translated from the coding sequence ATGGCTGAAATCGTGATCCGAAAAACGAACGAACGCATCACCGGAGAAGAAAACGTTCGAAATTTCTTGAACAAATATGACGTATTATATGAAAAATGGGATGCCTCCAAATTAAGCCCTGAACTGCAAACCAACTTCAACCTGACCGACGAGCAAAAAAAACAGGTTCTGGAGACGTACGATGCCGAAATCAAGGATTTGGCTGCGCGCCGCGGCTATCAAATCTGGGACGTGATCACCTTGTCTGAAGATACGCCCGACATTGAAGCGAAGCTGGCCAAATTTGAAGAAATCCATACGCACTCCGAGGACGAAATCCGCGCCATTGTTGGCGGTAAAGGCATTTTTGTCATCAAAGGAACGGAAGAAGAAGGTTACTTTAATGTAGAACTGCTGCCCGGGGACGTCATCTCCGTGCCTGAAAACATTCCGCACTTCTTTACGCTGATGGAAAACAAACAAATCATCGCTGTACGCCTCTTTATTGAAAAAGACGGCTGGATTGCAAGCCCTTATC
- the metH gene encoding methionine synthase yields MDKLSLHDALKQRILILDGAMGTMIQQVELTGADFGGEELDGCNEMLVLTRPDLIQRIHEDYLEAGADLIETNTFGATSVVLAEYEIQDRAREINLAAAKIAKAAADRYSTPDHPRYVVGAMGPTTKTLSVTGGVTFQELVDSYFEQAVALIEGGVDALLLETSQDTLNVKAGSIGIQQAFEQTGVKLPLMISGTIEPMGTTLAGQNIESFYISLEHLNPISVGLNCATGPEFMRDHIRSLSSMASAAVSCYPNAGLPDENGNYHESPESLAQKIGAFAEQGWLNIAGGCCGTTPAHIRAMRDTLAKYPPRELNGTHPPALSGIDPVYIEQDNRPYMVGERTNVLGSRKFKRLIVEGKYEEASEIARAQVKNGAHIVDICVQDPDREESEDMIKFLELVVKKVKVPLMIDTTDAKVIDLALQYSQGKAIINSINLEDGEEKFELVTPLLHKYGGAVVVGTIDERGQAISREDKLDVAKRSYDLLVRKYGLQPEDLIFDTLVFPVGTGDEQYIGSAKETIEGIRLIKEAMPECHTILGISNISFGLPEAGREVLNSVFLYECTKAGLDYAIVNTEKLERYASIPEEERRLSEELLYNTNDETLAAFVAAFRNKKVEKKEKISNLSLEERLASYVVEGSKEGLIPDLNEALTKYSALEVINGPLMAGMEEVGRLFNNNELIVAEVLQSAEVMKASVAHLEQFMEKNESSVKGKIILATVKGDVHDIGKNLVEIILSNNGYQIINLGIKVPPERIIEAYRKEKADAIGLSGLLVKSAQQMIVTAQDLRTAGVDVPIMVGGAALTRKFTKTRIRPEYDGMVVYAKDAMDGLDLANKLMNPETRAQMQLEMDAEKEADAANADNVKSMPELTRVERSDIAIDNPVLVPPDLERHVLRNYPISHILPYVNMQMLLGHHLGLRGSVEQLLAAGDPKATDLKAVVDGIMNDAIRDGIIQAHAMYQFFPAQSSGNSIIVYDPKDTSQILHTFTFPRQKVDPFLCLSDFLKPVESGIMDYVGFLVVTAGHGVRELSTTWKEQGDYLRSHALQSVALEVAEGLAERVHHMMRDIWGFPDPQEMTMKQRHGARYQGIRVSFGYPACPDLEDQEPLFKLMRPEDIGVQLTEGFMMEPEASVSAMVFSHPQAKYFNVDKA; encoded by the coding sequence TTGGATAAGCTTAGTCTACACGATGCATTAAAACAACGAATATTAATCCTCGACGGTGCAATGGGGACCATGATCCAGCAAGTTGAACTTACCGGCGCAGATTTTGGCGGCGAAGAGCTGGATGGATGCAATGAGATGCTCGTGTTAACACGCCCGGATCTCATTCAGCGGATTCACGAAGATTATTTGGAAGCCGGTGCCGATTTAATAGAAACCAACACGTTTGGTGCGACTTCGGTTGTACTGGCTGAATATGAAATACAGGATCGCGCGCGCGAAATCAATCTGGCTGCGGCCAAGATCGCGAAAGCTGCCGCCGACCGCTACTCTACGCCTGACCATCCGCGCTACGTCGTGGGTGCAATGGGCCCAACGACCAAAACGCTGTCGGTTACGGGCGGAGTGACCTTCCAGGAACTGGTTGACAGTTATTTCGAACAGGCCGTCGCTTTAATCGAGGGCGGCGTTGATGCGTTACTGCTCGAAACTTCACAGGATACGCTCAACGTAAAAGCAGGGAGCATCGGCATTCAACAAGCCTTCGAACAGACGGGCGTCAAATTGCCGTTGATGATCTCGGGCACGATTGAGCCGATGGGCACCACTTTGGCAGGTCAAAACATCGAATCGTTCTATATCTCTCTGGAACACCTTAACCCGATTTCGGTGGGGTTAAACTGCGCGACAGGACCCGAGTTCATGCGTGACCATATTCGTTCGCTTTCGAGCATGGCCTCGGCCGCCGTCAGCTGTTATCCCAACGCGGGTTTGCCGGATGAGAATGGGAACTATCATGAATCGCCGGAATCGCTTGCCCAGAAGATCGGTGCCTTTGCCGAGCAAGGCTGGCTGAACATCGCGGGCGGATGCTGCGGCACGACGCCTGCACATATCAGGGCGATGCGCGATACCCTGGCAAAGTACCCCCCAAGAGAACTGAACGGAACACATCCGCCGGCGTTATCCGGCATTGATCCGGTATACATCGAGCAGGACAATCGCCCATATATGGTGGGAGAGCGGACCAACGTGCTCGGATCACGCAAATTCAAACGCCTTATTGTCGAAGGGAAGTATGAAGAGGCTTCGGAAATTGCGCGTGCACAGGTGAAGAACGGGGCGCATATTGTCGACATTTGCGTACAGGACCCTGACCGCGAGGAAAGCGAGGACATGATCAAGTTCCTTGAGCTCGTCGTCAAAAAGGTCAAGGTCCCCCTGATGATCGATACGACCGATGCAAAGGTCATCGATCTTGCATTGCAATATTCTCAAGGCAAAGCGATTATTAACTCCATTAACCTTGAGGATGGCGAAGAAAAATTCGAGCTTGTCACGCCTTTGCTGCACAAGTACGGCGGAGCCGTCGTTGTAGGTACGATCGATGAGCGAGGCCAGGCGATCAGCAGAGAGGACAAGCTTGACGTGGCCAAGCGCTCCTATGATTTGCTCGTAAGAAAGTACGGCCTGCAGCCGGAAGACCTGATTTTTGATACGCTTGTTTTCCCTGTCGGTACGGGGGATGAGCAATATATCGGCTCGGCCAAGGAAACGATCGAAGGCATTCGTCTGATCAAAGAAGCCATGCCGGAATGTCACACAATTCTCGGAATCAGTAACATCTCGTTTGGTTTGCCGGAGGCAGGCCGCGAAGTGCTGAACTCCGTGTTTCTGTACGAGTGTACCAAGGCGGGACTTGATTATGCGATCGTAAATACGGAGAAGCTGGAGCGCTATGCCTCTATTCCGGAGGAAGAGCGCAGATTGTCCGAAGAGCTGCTCTATAACACGAACGACGAAACGCTGGCTGCATTCGTTGCTGCTTTCCGCAACAAAAAGGTAGAGAAAAAAGAGAAAATCTCGAACCTTTCGTTGGAAGAACGGCTTGCTTCTTATGTGGTCGAAGGCAGTAAGGAAGGACTTATTCCCGACCTCAATGAAGCGTTGACCAAATACTCCGCGCTGGAAGTCATTAACGGGCCGTTGATGGCGGGCATGGAGGAAGTGGGGCGGCTGTTCAACAACAATGAGCTGATTGTTGCCGAGGTGCTGCAGAGCGCCGAAGTCATGAAGGCATCCGTTGCCCATCTGGAGCAGTTCATGGAGAAAAACGAATCATCGGTCAAAGGGAAAATCATTCTCGCCACCGTTAAAGGTGACGTGCATGACATTGGAAAAAACCTCGTGGAAATCATTCTCTCCAACAATGGTTACCAGATCATCAATTTGGGTATAAAAGTACCACCTGAACGGATCATTGAGGCTTATCGCAAGGAAAAAGCGGATGCGATCGGTTTGTCCGGACTGCTCGTAAAATCAGCGCAGCAGATGATCGTAACCGCTCAGGATTTGCGCACGGCAGGAGTGGACGTTCCTATTATGGTCGGCGGGGCGGCACTGACTCGCAAATTCACCAAAACGCGTATCCGTCCGGAGTACGACGGCATGGTCGTGTATGCCAAGGATGCCATGGACGGGCTGGATCTGGCGAACAAGCTGATGAATCCGGAAACCCGCGCGCAGATGCAGCTGGAGATGGACGCGGAAAAAGAGGCTGATGCAGCCAACGCGGACAACGTGAAGTCGATGCCAGAGCTTACTCGCGTGGAACGGTCCGACATCGCGATCGATAACCCGGTGCTTGTGCCGCCTGATTTGGAACGGCACGTGCTGCGGAACTACCCTATTTCGCACATCCTGCCTTACGTCAACATGCAGATGCTGCTCGGACATCATTTGGGGCTTCGTGGTTCGGTAGAGCAATTGCTCGCTGCGGGTGACCCCAAAGCAACCGATCTTAAAGCGGTCGTGGATGGCATCATGAACGACGCGATTCGCGACGGCATTATTCAGGCACATGCCATGTATCAATTTTTCCCGGCACAATCGAGCGGAAACAGCATTATCGTGTATGATCCGAAGGATACAAGCCAAATATTGCATACTTTTACGTTCCCGCGGCAAAAGGTCGATCCGTTCCTGTGCTTGTCCGACTTCCTCAAGCCGGTAGAGTCCGGTATTATGGATTACGTCGGATTCCTTGTGGTGACGGCTGGACACGGTGTGCGTGAGCTCTCCACCACCTGGAAAGAACAAGGGGACTACCTTCGTTCACATGCGCTGCAGTCGGTAGCGCTGGAAGTAGCGGAGGGACTCGCAGAACGCGTGCATCATATGATGAGGGATATATGGGGCTTCCCGGATCCTCAAGAAATGACGATGAAGCAGCGCCACGGGGCGCGCTATCAGGGCATTCGGGTGTCTTTCGGATATCCTGCTTGTCCGGACCTGGAAGATCAGGAGCCGTTGTTCAAACTGATGCGTCCCGAAGATATCGGCGTACAGCTGACAGAAGGCTTCATGATGGAGCCCGAAGCTTCCGTTTCGGCGATGGTATTCAGCCACCCGCAAGCGAAGTATTTTAACGTGGATAAAGCATAA